The genome window aatatagtggtttttttacatttcattttaattcatcaatatacaatgtacctgattttcttgtctcttttccccctccctctccccccacccctatctacatcatatctgttcacttgtcttaacaagttaaggaattgttgtgatcattgtgtcttcttcccctctccccatttgtttgtatatttatttatgtatttttattagctcccacaaataagtgagaacatgtattctttttctgtgcctgacatttcacttaatataattttctctaagttcatccatgttgttctgATTGGTAGTGGCTGAGGACACAATGGAGGAGTGCTGTAACACTGCCAATTGCACTCTTTTAAACATTCAcaggagaaaataatatttatgtggAGCTGTTTCTCcctattttttggtttttaaaatttatgatcaAAGTGTAATATACATATGAACAAATGCACacattatattttttacaaaattaacacacCTGTGTAACTAGAATGCAGATGAAACAGCAacagtaacaaaataaaacattaccagCAACCCAGAAAAATCCTTCATTCTCCTTTCTAACATGTTCTGCTCCTCGAATAAACACAAATGTacaaccactattctgacttctaaaAGCATAACTTTAGCTATATTTACTGCTTATCTGAATGAATTCTATACAACTTATTTGCGTGCATGTGTCTGGGTTCTTGCACTTTATATACTGTTACAGGTAGTTCTAGATTGCTTATTCTCATTTTTGCGTACAGTTaaatttatgaatataccacaaatATATTATCCACTAAACTATTATTGAATGTTAGAATTGGTTCTAATTTGGTGGTTTTACAAATATTGAAATTACAAACATTGTATTGCATGTTTTAATGAACATATACCTCCATTTCTGTTTGTGTATATTCCTTAGACTGGAATTGCTAAGACTTAGGATATGTGTATTCAGCATTAGTAAATGCAGCCTCCCAGTTTTATCAAGGTGCATTCCCACCTGCAGAACATGATAGTTATGGTTGCTAAATATCTTTGTTGTGACTTAATATTttctgctgttttatttttattcatactgATGGCCTTGGGATCAACATTGTTTGAATGTTTATTATCCTAATGCTGAAAATGACTgagaacttttaaattatttaatggctatttatatattttcttttgaaaagtgctcatttgtgtcttctctctacctttctattgtgtttttagtcaattatttattgctttgtaagaattatatttatgtttttatcatAATTCCTCGATAAATATATCTCGTCGTGTAGGTCTGTCAAAAGTATCCTCTCCCACTGTAAGTGTTGCCCTTTCGACACTGATAATTTTGATGAATGTagtagtctgtttgtgttgcttataatgaaatacctggaactgggtgagtTCAAAGATGGCAGCACATTgtgaaaaatggtggagcagagagaaagatagactctcctctcacttcctttaaagccctcggaaccatgcccctgacaaccatttttaatccattcaccataaGATGGTTCTACAAGCTAATAACCTCTTCAGGGTTCAACCTTTCAactactgtaataggatttcccacccttttaacagtcactgGGGGGGAGGggtaagtttctaaaacataaaacgtggggggacagaattcaagtttgagtgagttttggggagacaattCAATACAGTACAATGAACAacactttctaaaatatttcaatttatctTTATTTAGTTAAATCTGGTTATTTCTACGTGTATTCTGTTTAAAATTGTGTACATTCTTCAATATCAGAAAGATGTCTCCcgtgtttttttctaaaatatgtattgTTAGTATCTCACATTTAGATTTCCAATTTAACTGGAATTGATTCTGAATAGGGTGTAAGGTAGGTCTCcagattctgtttttcttttcacaatacataaacaaattacCCAATACCATTTATCATCCTTTCtctttttggaaaataatgtTGCCCTTATCATAAATCATAGATAGTATATGTATGAATCTGTTTCTGGAATCACTATTCTGTTCCAGTGATTGGTCTGTTTGTCCTTACGAAAATAccatgttttttttcttactagaTCTTCATAATTGGTCATGATATCTGGTAGTGTAACTCCTTCAAATCTTATTCTCTTTCTTCATAATTTGTtacttttctgtaaaaaaaattacaatcagctttcaaaattctaaaaggaaaagagagatttAGACTGGGATTGTATCTATAGATCTACttgggaaaaactgacatcttgaGTGTtgaaaatattgagtcttccaatccatggatgtggaataACTTAATTATTTATAGAGATTTCTTTCATAGTAGGTTTATAGCTTTCTTGACATAGATATTATACATACATTGTTTGATTTCTACcaaagttttttatttctatgaggtgctaatgtaaatataaacacagtcagttttaatttcaaattccacttgttcattgcaGATATATAGGAACAATATTGATGTTTGTATTTCAACCTTGTATACTACAACATTGCtaaatcacttattagttctaggaagtggatttttttgctttgtttttttgtttttgtcagttcttttggattttctacttaGACCATCATGTCACTTGATAACAAagagtgttttatttcttctttgctcAGTAAAACAAACTTCTGAATGTTAGCCACCCTGATTAGTGCATAGTGATATCTCACTATGGTCTTGCATTTATCTTAtgattaatgttttttaaataaatttagttaacttttttttatattcGTTTTGACTGTTTTAATATCGTTTTTGCAAAGGATTGGTTCAGGTCATTTGCTCTTTTTTACTTGTAGGTTGACTGTCTATATCATGCTGAATTTATGTGCTCAACATTGTCCATGTTTTCTTCAGTTTAGTGTTTCTTTTAATCGGTCAGTGCTTTGCTGGTTGTGTATATACTAATTGCCTTTTCATTCTCCTATACTGtacattgataaataaaatttagtgttTCCCCCCCCAAATACAGTGTTATTTATCTGTAGTTTagtgttattatttttcatcctgtttaagaaatctggTTAATCCTAAGTCATGAAGGtagtattttacttttctttcagaCACTTTGTGGttcttccatgaacatttttattcataataaatttcaattaattttcaatttttatttttcaaacttttaatttttttaattgacatgaaaaattgtacacatttagggtatgcaacatgatgttttggtttGAGTATACTTTGTGGCATTGCTAACTAGTCTATTtaacatgcattacctaaaataCATATCATCAATTAATTTTGTATGTGGTGAAAGTAAATAATTAAGGTTCACCGTTTCACATAGAAAAACTACTTGAACTAGGTTGGTTTATTGAGAAAACCATTCTTTCATGAATACATTGCAgtggaaattttcttttgaatcaAGTGAAATTTTACATGATagtctgtttctggactttgttttaatttatttaatttatttattttttgtctttttcgtgactggtactcagccagtgagtgcaccggccattcctatataggatccgaacctgcggcaggagcgatgctgcgctcccagcgcagcactctctcaagtgcgccacaggctcggccccatattttatttttatatctgtttgTGCATGAACTGatgccacaattttaaaaataataaatatttatttatactattGACATCTGTATTGGAAGTCCTTCAGATTCTTTCTGTCAAGATATTGACTTGGATATTGTAGATACTTAgcatatcaaaataaattttcgTATCAACTGgagtatttaaaaatactgttggaattttgattgttACTACATTAAATCTATTGGGAAATTTAGCAAGAATGaacttctttaaatttatttcttgtcaCCCGTGGAAATGGTGTATTGCTTCATTTATGTACTCTTTGATAacttaataatatttttgtacTTAAAGCAGTGAAGTCATGAAAATCCTTCATTAGGTTTTTCCctaagtttttaaaagattttgttaCTACTGTAACCGAAATTTTACATGTAATTTTCACTTGTTTCTGGCTAGTGTATAGCAAAATAATTGATCTTTTATTTGATAAACTTATATCCATCAACCTTgcaaatttcaaatttcaattaatatttctaaagtttTAGCTTATAgaaacttttggatttttatgtACACAATTATGCCCCTTGAAtataattatacttttatttttgcttctcaatatacatattaatatatttatgtatagattataatatatgcatacaatgcATATATATTAGAGAGCAGGAGATCAATAACATATTTCCACAGAAATCTGAGATGCCACTTGCCATAAGGGAGATTTAGTTAAAGTGTCATTAAGGTAGTTATTTTGAAGTATTATTTTCTGCTGTGTATATGCCCAGCACATAAAGCAGTAACTGCAATCGTCTATATGTTAGTATTCCAGTGGGATTCAAACAGGGTTAAGACATAAGGGAAAGATATATTTGAAGATACAAGTGtgtctttaataaaaaaaaaacagtttaataaGAGATGGACACAAAAAGGCTTCCctctatttttacatatttggcAATGTAAGAACAGTTATCCAGACTTTAGGTACTTACACTGAACTTGGGAAAAAATCAAAGTGGAGATCAAAAGGATGATTAGCACTTGATCATCTGTATGTTGAAAACAAGAAATTCTTGAAACAAGGAATACCTTTCTAGTTTCCCATGCCTTTCACATATTACTGCTTTCTAAAGGCTTATCAAACAGTGGTCTGTAACCTAATTTATTGCATATTCATTCTATACTGAACTTTAAATAGGATGTTTGCACAGGCTTTTACAAAACCTGTGCAGGGCACCTTTGACCTCTTTGTTCCTCAAGCTGTAGATCATGGGATTCAGCATGCGTATTACCAGAGTGTAAAATACAGAAGCCATTTTGTCGGTATCAAAGGAGTGTCTGGCCTGGGGATGCACATACATAAAGAGCAGAGTCCCATATAATACAACTACCACAAGCAGGTGAGatccacaggtggagaaggccttGCACCTGCCCTCTACAGAGTTCATCCTGAAGATGGCCACAAGGATCAGTATGTAGGACACAAGGACTATCAGAAGAGATGAAACCAAGTTAAATGCTGAAAAGATCAATATTATCAGCTCAATTTCACGTGTGCTTGAGCACAGCAAAGTTAACAAGGGAAGACTGTCACAGTAGAAATGACTAATGACATTATAGCCACAgaaggatgaaataaaaatttttatggtGGTTATCAGTGAGAGAAAGGCACTGTAGAGATAGGGGACTGCTACGAGCACCCAACATACTCTTTGTGACATGACTACTGTGTAAAGCAGAAGGTCACAGATGGCCACATAC of Cynocephalus volans isolate mCynVol1 chromosome 4, mCynVol1.pri, whole genome shotgun sequence contains these proteins:
- the LOC134375441 gene encoding olfactory receptor 8K3-like, whose translation is MDEQNTTLLKEFILMGITDHPELQAPFFGLFLIIYVTAMVGNLGMIILTKMDDKLQTPMYFFLRHLAFIDLGYSTAVGPRMLVNMVANQNRIPFSWCAAQLAFFIMFITNEIFILSAMAYDRYVAICDLLLYTVVMSQRVCWVLVAVPYLYSAFLSLITTIKIFISSFCGYNVISHFYCDSLPLLTLLCSSTREIELIILIFSAFNLVSSLLIVLVSYILILVAIFRMNSVEGRCKAFSTCGSHLLVVVVLYGTLLFMYVHPQARHSFDTDKMASVFYTLVIRMLNPMIYSLRNKEVKGALHRFCKSLCKHPI